A stretch of Eleutherodactylus coqui strain aEleCoq1 chromosome 2, aEleCoq1.hap1, whole genome shotgun sequence DNA encodes these proteins:
- the LOC136612618 gene encoding STE20-like serine/threonine-protein kinase isoform X1 translates to MAFILKLLGYGGEKKHLVECRWLHRDINPEENWEILTELGDGAFGKVYKTHHKKRQELAAVKILEISSEEDLEDHVSEINILGKCQHPNILKLLEAIFWDRQLWIVLEFCPGGALDGVMLELGHGLAEGQIRVVCYQTLLGLQHLHSQKIIHRDLKAGNILLTQPGDIRLADFGVSAVNSQTLQRRSSFIGTPYWMAPEVVMCETCKEAPYDYKADVWSLGITLIELAEAQPPNHEMNPTRVLLKVLKSQPPNLKYRQLWSQDFNDFLNKCLQRNPQERFSTSELLEQPFVSKDIDNTPLRELVAEVLAEITEEEDGSLKECDFVNDAPCSGQSQEVMLRDTQSPEHNCSVKTENGLQETQKRNSIKNTDQKPTMRLQKRTSFLKEMRRRSAPSFSREARASVKWRVDNAYLETKNSEHVKKQHLLPMDVPANIQNSKLGLCQSSGRSEETEDTAKVIGLFDMHHMNSDTASLRLANEDSKKKVNIELQQTPKLVPENQCDAITTVNQSPNICQAVDFHSSLTTAPQRWRSNESLSSSTRILSKTWSVPCTNKRHSTVVWRTLEAELPEGQKNIIKNFNETSHSDRNDKQPMQIEPDCKEDEEQRTKDRRISRPMNDGLQVTFRCSWSVPQKEKHIGIQKHSRSFSHGNKASVKWVAGKQQDGTKENVLTGQKKTASLELIVSATSGNTVGLGRHGVCHFDKERDHTNVVGHLPNSKETICKNSEDFHMEQYSNHTSENSKHAYRPISPVMGTVSNNHSARRLSRRWTMISSGKEILLESQFSLTETELKSKVRERTEHFKTHLLNNEDRKKSDEDAKADHISDRSVPIGESNRKNDASQDIGAKKRLNFARCSWSVDPTEVNGEFNIQNESMTSIMEDETPTEEVQCEDSKADDEDIGSLETQRTVRITRRFIVDGKEVSSCKRKPQPSNKDIKERTVRRQELQQLRVLQKEEMKAQSQLEQRMQREREIMFRHIEQEIISKKQYYEREIEAFERQMEQGRVRREQEHTNRLQQDALRIKAQHQKERNKKKLELRDKRQEEKFLLEQQQELNSALQKVVNEHKKKVLSIEKENLCKIHSLKSARDSVLLRLEERHLQEKYQLFRHQVIEQYALQKHQLRKRHEKEMERLKHYQGILLEELKSQQLQEKVRNQKGQRTEARNRQTMFKERLKNQGLSASVQKERNKQFLQQETMRQKEDSQKLQQKQEQELQKFKEHLEETSRELVQIQEEKMRTLHEQEVKKLQRLDAEHRMESEQWQERLRLSKESLDTEFASRQQQIIGTGKQKYKSADRFTSWFSPS, encoded by the exons ACACATCATAAGAAGAGACAGGAGCTGGCTGCAGTAAAGATTCTTGAAATTTCATCTGAAGAAGACTTGGAGGATCATGTGTCTGAGATTAATATCCTGGGGAAATGCCAGCATCCCAACATCCTAAAACTCCTAGAGGCAATTTTTTGGGATAGACAGCTCTGG ATCGTATTGGAGTTCTGTCCTGGAGGAGCACTTGATGGGGTTATGCTGG AGCTGGGACATGGCCTGGCTGAGGGCCAGATCCGGGTGGTCTGTTACCAAACTCTTCTTGGTCTGCAGCATTTACATTcacagaaaatcatccatagaGACTTGAAGGCTGGAAATATCCTGCTTACACAACCAGGAGACATCCGCCTGG CGGATTTTGGTGTCTCTGCGGTGaacagtcagaccctgcaacgtCGGAGCTCGTTCATTGGAACTCCTTATTG GATGGCCCCTGAAGTTGTAATGTGTGAAACATGCAAAGAGGCCCCATATGACTACAAAGCTGATGTCTGGTCTCTAGGCATTACTCTTATTGAGCTAGCTGAAGCTCAACCTCCAAACCATGAAATGAATCCCACTCGTGTCTTGCTCAAGGTTCTTAAGTCTCAACCACCAAATCTGAAGTATCGGCAGTTGTG GTCTCAAGACTTTAATGACTTTCTAAACAAATGTTTACAAAGGAATCCCCAAGAGAGATTCTCAACCAGCGAGCTTCTTGAG CAACCCTTTGTGTCCAAGGATATTGATAATACTCCACTACGAGAACTAGTGGCTGAAGTTTTGGCAGAAATTACAGAAGAAGAAGACGGGAGTCTAAAAGAATGTGActttgtg AACGATGCTCCATGCAGTGGGCAAAGCCAAGAGGTCATGCTCAGAGACACTCAGTCTCCTGAACATAATTGCTCTGTAAAAACAGAAAATGGCCTGCAAGAAACGCAGAAAAGGAATTCTATTAAAAACACAGACCAAAAACCAACAATGAGACTGCAAAAAAGAACAAGTTTCTTGAAAGAGATGCGTAGACGTTCTGCTCCTTCATTTTCAAGGGAAGCCAGAGCATCTGTTAAATGGAGGGTTGACAATGCGTACCTTGAAACAAAGAATAGTGAACATGTCAAAAAGCAACACCTTCTTCCAATGGATGTTCCTGCTAACATACAAAACTCGAAATTAGGATTATGTCAGTCTTCTGGACGTTCAGAAGAAACAGAGGACACAGCTAAGGTCATTGGCTTATTTGATATGCACCATATGAATTCAGATACAGCCAGTCTTCGGCTTGCTAATGAAGATTCTAAAAAGAAGGTTAATATAGAACTTCAGCAGACTCCAAAATTAGTCCCAGAAAATCAGTGTGATGCCATAACTACTGTAAATCAATCACCTAACATCTGCCAAGCTGTGGACTTCCATAGTTCTCTAACAACTGCTCCTCAGAGGTGGAGAAGTAATGAAAGTCTTAGTTCTTCAACCAGGATATTATCTAAGACATGGTCAGTGCCATGCACTAATAAGAGACATTCCACTGTTGTTTGGAGAACCTTGGAAGCAGAATTACCTGAAGgacaaaaaaacataataaaaaactTTAATGAAACGTCACATTCTGACAGAAATGATAAACAACCAATGCAAATCGAGCCAGACTGTAAGGAGGATGAAGAGCAAAGGACTAAAGACCGAAGAATCTCTCGACCTATGAATGATGGACTCCAGGTCACTTTTAGATGTTCTTGGTCTGTACCTCAAAAGGAGAAACATATTGGAATACAGAAACATTCACGCTCATTTTCACATGGGAATAAAGCATCAGTAAAATGGGTTGCTGGAAAACAGCAGGATGGAACCAAAGAAAACGTTCTTACAGGGCAGAAGAAAACGGCATCTTTAGAACTGATTGTAAGTGCTACTTCTGGAAACACGGTAGGACTTGGTAGACATGGAGTATGTCATTTTGACAAGGAGAGAGACCACACAAATGTGGTTGGACATCTACCAAATTCCAAAGAAACTATCTGTAAGAACAGTGAAGACTTTCATATGGAGCAATACAGCAACCATACATCAGAAAATTCTAAACATGCATACAGACCTATCTCACCAGTTATGGGTACTGTAAGTAATAATCATTCTGCCAGGAGATTGTCAAGACGATGGACaatgataagttcagggaaagaAATACTCTTAGAATCACAGTTCAGTTTAACAGAAACAGAGCTGAAATCCAAAGTAAGAGAGCGGACTGAACACTTCAAAACACATTTACTCAATAACGAAGATAGGAAAAAATCTGATGAAGATGCTAAAGCTGATCACATCAGTGACAGAAGTGTGCCCATAGGTGAGAGTAATAGGAAAAATGATGCTTCTCAGGATATTGGAGCCAAAAAGAGGTTGAACTTTGCCCGATGCTCATGGAGTGTTGATCCTACTGAAGTCAATGGTGAATTCAATATACAAAATGAAAGCATGACAAGCATAATGGAGGATGAAACTCCAACAGAGGAG GTACAATGTGAAGATTCAAAAGCAGATGACGAGGACATTGGTTCTCTGGAAACCCAAAGAACTGTTCGTATCACCAGAAGATTCATAGTGGATGGAAAAGAAGTATCCTCATGTAAACGCAAACCTCAGCCAAGCAATAAAGATATCAAAGAACGTACAGTTAG GCGCCAGGAGCTACAGCAGCTGAGAGTGCTGCAGAAGGAAGAGATGAAAGCACAGAGCCAGCTGGAGCAGCGAATGCAAAGAGAGAGGGAGATCATGTTCCGACACATTGAACAGGAGATTATA AGTAAAAAGCAGTATTATGAGCGAGAGATCGAGGCCTTCGAAAGACAGATGGAACAGGGACGAGTAAGAAGAGAGCAGGAGCACACCAACCGCCTGCAGCAAGATGCCCTTCGTATCAAGGCTCAGCACCAGAAAGAGAGGAACAAGAAGAAACTCGAGTTGAGGGACAAAAGGCAAGAG GAGAAATTTCTTCTAGAGCAACAGCAGGAGCTGAACTCGGCGTTACAGAAAGTAGTAAATGAACATAAGAAGAAGGTCTTGAGCATAGAGAAAGAAAACCTCTGCAAAATCCACAGCCTCAAGAGTG CTCGTGATTCAGTGCTTCTCAGGCTCGAAGAGCGACACCTACAGGAGAAATATCAACTCTTTCGACATCAGGTGATAGAACAATACGCTCTGCAGAAGCATCAGCTGCGCAAAAGGCATGAGAAG GAAATGGAACGGCTTAAACACTATCAGGGAATCTTGCTGGAAGAGTTGAAGAGTCAgcagctgcaagaaaaagtacGGAATCAAAAGGGCCAGCGTACGGAAGCAAGAAATCGCCAGACAATGTTCAAAGAGCGGCTGAAAAACCAAGGACTCAGCGCTTCAGTACAGAAGGAACGGAACAAGCAG TTCTTGCAACAAGAAACAATGCGACAAAAGGAAGATTCTCAGAAATTGCAGCAGAAGCAAGAACAAGAGCTTCAGAAGTTCAAGGAACATCTAGAGGAGACGTCTAGAGAGCTGGTGCAGATACAG GAAGAGAAAATGCGAACGTTGCATGAACAGGAAGTCAAAAAGTTACAAAGGTTGGACGCGGAACACAGGATGGAATCAGAGCAGTGGCAGGAGCGCCTGCGGCTTAGTAAAGAG AGCCTTGATACAGAATTTGCTTCCAGGCAGCAGCAAATCATAGGGACCGGAAAGCAGAAGTACAAAAGCGCGGACAGGTTCACGTCCTGGTTTTCCCCTTCCTGA
- the LOC136612618 gene encoding STE20-like serine/threonine-protein kinase isoform X2 produces the protein MAFILKLLGYGGEKKHLVECRWLHRDINPEENWEILTELGDGAFGKVYKTHHKKRQELAAVKILEISSEEDLEDHVSEINILGKCQHPNILKLLEAIFWDRQLWIVLEFCPGGALDGVMLELGHGLAEGQIRVVCYQTLLGLQHLHSQKIIHRDLKAGNILLTQPGDIRLADFGVSAVNSQTLQRRSSFIGTPYWMAPEVVMCETCKEAPYDYKADVWSLGITLIELAEAQPPNHEMNPTRVLLKVLKSQPPNLKYRQLWSQDFNDFLNKCLQRNPQERFSTSELLEDIDNTPLRELVAEVLAEITEEEDGSLKECDFVNDAPCSGQSQEVMLRDTQSPEHNCSVKTENGLQETQKRNSIKNTDQKPTMRLQKRTSFLKEMRRRSAPSFSREARASVKWRVDNAYLETKNSEHVKKQHLLPMDVPANIQNSKLGLCQSSGRSEETEDTAKVIGLFDMHHMNSDTASLRLANEDSKKKVNIELQQTPKLVPENQCDAITTVNQSPNICQAVDFHSSLTTAPQRWRSNESLSSSTRILSKTWSVPCTNKRHSTVVWRTLEAELPEGQKNIIKNFNETSHSDRNDKQPMQIEPDCKEDEEQRTKDRRISRPMNDGLQVTFRCSWSVPQKEKHIGIQKHSRSFSHGNKASVKWVAGKQQDGTKENVLTGQKKTASLELIVSATSGNTVGLGRHGVCHFDKERDHTNVVGHLPNSKETICKNSEDFHMEQYSNHTSENSKHAYRPISPVMGTVSNNHSARRLSRRWTMISSGKEILLESQFSLTETELKSKVRERTEHFKTHLLNNEDRKKSDEDAKADHISDRSVPIGESNRKNDASQDIGAKKRLNFARCSWSVDPTEVNGEFNIQNESMTSIMEDETPTEEVQCEDSKADDEDIGSLETQRTVRITRRFIVDGKEVSSCKRKPQPSNKDIKERTVRRQELQQLRVLQKEEMKAQSQLEQRMQREREIMFRHIEQEIISKKQYYEREIEAFERQMEQGRVRREQEHTNRLQQDALRIKAQHQKERNKKKLELRDKRQEEKFLLEQQQELNSALQKVVNEHKKKVLSIEKENLCKIHSLKSARDSVLLRLEERHLQEKYQLFRHQVIEQYALQKHQLRKRHEKEMERLKHYQGILLEELKSQQLQEKVRNQKGQRTEARNRQTMFKERLKNQGLSASVQKERNKQFLQQETMRQKEDSQKLQQKQEQELQKFKEHLEETSRELVQIQEEKMRTLHEQEVKKLQRLDAEHRMESEQWQERLRLSKESLDTEFASRQQQIIGTGKQKYKSADRFTSWFSPS, from the exons ACACATCATAAGAAGAGACAGGAGCTGGCTGCAGTAAAGATTCTTGAAATTTCATCTGAAGAAGACTTGGAGGATCATGTGTCTGAGATTAATATCCTGGGGAAATGCCAGCATCCCAACATCCTAAAACTCCTAGAGGCAATTTTTTGGGATAGACAGCTCTGG ATCGTATTGGAGTTCTGTCCTGGAGGAGCACTTGATGGGGTTATGCTGG AGCTGGGACATGGCCTGGCTGAGGGCCAGATCCGGGTGGTCTGTTACCAAACTCTTCTTGGTCTGCAGCATTTACATTcacagaaaatcatccatagaGACTTGAAGGCTGGAAATATCCTGCTTACACAACCAGGAGACATCCGCCTGG CGGATTTTGGTGTCTCTGCGGTGaacagtcagaccctgcaacgtCGGAGCTCGTTCATTGGAACTCCTTATTG GATGGCCCCTGAAGTTGTAATGTGTGAAACATGCAAAGAGGCCCCATATGACTACAAAGCTGATGTCTGGTCTCTAGGCATTACTCTTATTGAGCTAGCTGAAGCTCAACCTCCAAACCATGAAATGAATCCCACTCGTGTCTTGCTCAAGGTTCTTAAGTCTCAACCACCAAATCTGAAGTATCGGCAGTTGTG GTCTCAAGACTTTAATGACTTTCTAAACAAATGTTTACAAAGGAATCCCCAAGAGAGATTCTCAACCAGCGAGCTTCTTGAG GATATTGATAATACTCCACTACGAGAACTAGTGGCTGAAGTTTTGGCAGAAATTACAGAAGAAGAAGACGGGAGTCTAAAAGAATGTGActttgtg AACGATGCTCCATGCAGTGGGCAAAGCCAAGAGGTCATGCTCAGAGACACTCAGTCTCCTGAACATAATTGCTCTGTAAAAACAGAAAATGGCCTGCAAGAAACGCAGAAAAGGAATTCTATTAAAAACACAGACCAAAAACCAACAATGAGACTGCAAAAAAGAACAAGTTTCTTGAAAGAGATGCGTAGACGTTCTGCTCCTTCATTTTCAAGGGAAGCCAGAGCATCTGTTAAATGGAGGGTTGACAATGCGTACCTTGAAACAAAGAATAGTGAACATGTCAAAAAGCAACACCTTCTTCCAATGGATGTTCCTGCTAACATACAAAACTCGAAATTAGGATTATGTCAGTCTTCTGGACGTTCAGAAGAAACAGAGGACACAGCTAAGGTCATTGGCTTATTTGATATGCACCATATGAATTCAGATACAGCCAGTCTTCGGCTTGCTAATGAAGATTCTAAAAAGAAGGTTAATATAGAACTTCAGCAGACTCCAAAATTAGTCCCAGAAAATCAGTGTGATGCCATAACTACTGTAAATCAATCACCTAACATCTGCCAAGCTGTGGACTTCCATAGTTCTCTAACAACTGCTCCTCAGAGGTGGAGAAGTAATGAAAGTCTTAGTTCTTCAACCAGGATATTATCTAAGACATGGTCAGTGCCATGCACTAATAAGAGACATTCCACTGTTGTTTGGAGAACCTTGGAAGCAGAATTACCTGAAGgacaaaaaaacataataaaaaactTTAATGAAACGTCACATTCTGACAGAAATGATAAACAACCAATGCAAATCGAGCCAGACTGTAAGGAGGATGAAGAGCAAAGGACTAAAGACCGAAGAATCTCTCGACCTATGAATGATGGACTCCAGGTCACTTTTAGATGTTCTTGGTCTGTACCTCAAAAGGAGAAACATATTGGAATACAGAAACATTCACGCTCATTTTCACATGGGAATAAAGCATCAGTAAAATGGGTTGCTGGAAAACAGCAGGATGGAACCAAAGAAAACGTTCTTACAGGGCAGAAGAAAACGGCATCTTTAGAACTGATTGTAAGTGCTACTTCTGGAAACACGGTAGGACTTGGTAGACATGGAGTATGTCATTTTGACAAGGAGAGAGACCACACAAATGTGGTTGGACATCTACCAAATTCCAAAGAAACTATCTGTAAGAACAGTGAAGACTTTCATATGGAGCAATACAGCAACCATACATCAGAAAATTCTAAACATGCATACAGACCTATCTCACCAGTTATGGGTACTGTAAGTAATAATCATTCTGCCAGGAGATTGTCAAGACGATGGACaatgataagttcagggaaagaAATACTCTTAGAATCACAGTTCAGTTTAACAGAAACAGAGCTGAAATCCAAAGTAAGAGAGCGGACTGAACACTTCAAAACACATTTACTCAATAACGAAGATAGGAAAAAATCTGATGAAGATGCTAAAGCTGATCACATCAGTGACAGAAGTGTGCCCATAGGTGAGAGTAATAGGAAAAATGATGCTTCTCAGGATATTGGAGCCAAAAAGAGGTTGAACTTTGCCCGATGCTCATGGAGTGTTGATCCTACTGAAGTCAATGGTGAATTCAATATACAAAATGAAAGCATGACAAGCATAATGGAGGATGAAACTCCAACAGAGGAG GTACAATGTGAAGATTCAAAAGCAGATGACGAGGACATTGGTTCTCTGGAAACCCAAAGAACTGTTCGTATCACCAGAAGATTCATAGTGGATGGAAAAGAAGTATCCTCATGTAAACGCAAACCTCAGCCAAGCAATAAAGATATCAAAGAACGTACAGTTAG GCGCCAGGAGCTACAGCAGCTGAGAGTGCTGCAGAAGGAAGAGATGAAAGCACAGAGCCAGCTGGAGCAGCGAATGCAAAGAGAGAGGGAGATCATGTTCCGACACATTGAACAGGAGATTATA AGTAAAAAGCAGTATTATGAGCGAGAGATCGAGGCCTTCGAAAGACAGATGGAACAGGGACGAGTAAGAAGAGAGCAGGAGCACACCAACCGCCTGCAGCAAGATGCCCTTCGTATCAAGGCTCAGCACCAGAAAGAGAGGAACAAGAAGAAACTCGAGTTGAGGGACAAAAGGCAAGAG GAGAAATTTCTTCTAGAGCAACAGCAGGAGCTGAACTCGGCGTTACAGAAAGTAGTAAATGAACATAAGAAGAAGGTCTTGAGCATAGAGAAAGAAAACCTCTGCAAAATCCACAGCCTCAAGAGTG CTCGTGATTCAGTGCTTCTCAGGCTCGAAGAGCGACACCTACAGGAGAAATATCAACTCTTTCGACATCAGGTGATAGAACAATACGCTCTGCAGAAGCATCAGCTGCGCAAAAGGCATGAGAAG GAAATGGAACGGCTTAAACACTATCAGGGAATCTTGCTGGAAGAGTTGAAGAGTCAgcagctgcaagaaaaagtacGGAATCAAAAGGGCCAGCGTACGGAAGCAAGAAATCGCCAGACAATGTTCAAAGAGCGGCTGAAAAACCAAGGACTCAGCGCTTCAGTACAGAAGGAACGGAACAAGCAG TTCTTGCAACAAGAAACAATGCGACAAAAGGAAGATTCTCAGAAATTGCAGCAGAAGCAAGAACAAGAGCTTCAGAAGTTCAAGGAACATCTAGAGGAGACGTCTAGAGAGCTGGTGCAGATACAG GAAGAGAAAATGCGAACGTTGCATGAACAGGAAGTCAAAAAGTTACAAAGGTTGGACGCGGAACACAGGATGGAATCAGAGCAGTGGCAGGAGCGCCTGCGGCTTAGTAAAGAG AGCCTTGATACAGAATTTGCTTCCAGGCAGCAGCAAATCATAGGGACCGGAAAGCAGAAGTACAAAAGCGCGGACAGGTTCACGTCCTGGTTTTCCCCTTCCTGA